In Lotus japonicus ecotype B-129 chromosome 5, LjGifu_v1.2, one genomic interval encodes:
- the LOC130718132 gene encoding protein ANTAGONIST OF LIKE HETEROCHROMATIN PROTEIN 1-like, which yields MKLPTFADPESLSYVYTLLQSSFDQMNDPNNNNNNNYNNNNSSATSVNTRKRRRKVKGDDDVGGDEIPSNNREEEEGDNKSKNKKEELKGILTSLLLLDEQEKVEQDHQIKDSEDEKFSLETNHKKKTKAMIQYYTNLDDYYGQVEESERVQRKKSRNMANSVAVAAAGGSEALELEEGNGEGVVKSGGGGGGGPQRRLWVKDRSGAWWDECNTPDFPEEEFKKAFRMGRSTFDLICEELNSAIVKEDTTLRNAIPVRQRVAVCLWRLATGDPLRIVSKRFGLGISTCHKLVLEVCTAIKTVLMPKYLQWPDEAALRKIKGDFESVSGIPNVVGSMYTSHVPIIAPKISVADYFNKRHTERNQKTSYSITVQGVVDSRGVFTDVCIGWPGSMSDDRVLEKSALFQRANGGLLKGMWIVGSSGYPLMDWVLVPYTQQHLTWTQHAFNEKIGEVQKAAKDAFARLKGRWSCLQKRTEVKLQDLPIVLGACCVLHNICEMKGDKIDPDLKLDLVDDEMVPEVALRSVSSMKARDAIAHNLLHHGLAGTSFL from the coding sequence ATGAAACTCCCTACCTTCGCAGACCCAGAATCACTTTCTTACGTTTACACCTTGCTACAAAGTTCATTTGACCAAATGAATGaccccaacaacaacaacaacaacaattacaacaacaacaatagcaGTGCTACCTCTGTAAACACCAGAAAGCGACGCAGAAAAGTGAAAGGTGATGATGATGTTGGTGGTGATGAAATTCCCAGCAACAAtcgtgaagaggaagaaggagataaCAAGAGCAAAAACAAGAAGGAAGAATTGAAGGGTATCCTTACTTCTCTGCTTTTACTCGATGAGCAAGAGAAGGTTGAGCAGGATCATCAAATCAAGGATTCAGAGGATGAGAAGTTCTCATTGGAAACCAACCATAAGAAGAAAACCAAAGCTATGATTCAGTACTACACTAATCTAGATGATTATTACGGCCAGGTGGAAGAATCAGAGCGAGTTCAGAGGAAGAAAAGCAGGAACATGGCAAATTCTGTAGCTGTTGCTGCTGCAGGAGGGAGTGAAGCGTTGGAATTGGAAGAAGGAAACGGTGAAGGGGTTGTCAAatctggtggtggtggaggtggaggtccACAAAGGAGGCTATGGGTGAAGGATCGTTCTGGGGCATGGTGGGATGAATGTAATACACCTGATTTTCCTGAAGAAGAGTTTAAGAAAGCATTCAGAATGGGAAGGTCAACTTTTGATTTGATCTGTGAGGAGCTGAATTCAGCTATTGTGAAAGAGGACACCACTTTGAGGAATGCTATCCCAGTGAGGCAGAGAGTTGCGGTTTGTCTTTGGAGGCTCGCGACCGGGGACCCTCTTAGGATTGTGTCTAAGAGGTTTGGTTTGGGGATTTCAACTTGCCATAAGCTGGTTCTTGAGGTTTGTACCGCGATAAAGACGGTGTTGATGCCGAAGTATCTGCAGTGGCCTGATGAGGCTGCATTGAGGAAAATTAAGGGTGATTTCGAGTCGGTTTCGGGGATTCCTAATGTGGTGGGATCGATGTACACATCTCATGTTCCTATCATAGCACCAAAAATTAGTGTGGCGGACTATTTCAACAAGAGGCACACGGAGAGGAATCAGAAGACTTCGTACTCGATCACGGTTCAGGGTGTTGTGGACTCAAGAGGGGTATTCACTGATGTTTGCATTGGTTGGCCCGGATCAATGTCGGATGATCGGGTGTTGGAGAAGTCTGCTCTTTTCCAAAGGGCTAATGGAGGGCTTCTTAAGGGGATGTGGATTGTTGGGAGCTCAGGGTACCCTCTGATGGATTGGGTTTTGGTGCCCTACACTCAGCAGCACCTTACTTGGACTCAGCACGCTTTCAATGAGAAGATTGGGGAGGTTCAGAAGGCCGCGAAGGATGCATTCGCGAGGCTAAAAGGGAGGTGGAGTTGCTTGCAGAAAAGGACAGAGGTGAAGCTGCAAGATTTGCCTATTGTACTCGGGGCATGTTGTGTGTTGCACAACATTTGCGAGATGAAGGGTGATAAAATAGACCCTGACTTGAAGCTTGATCTTGTTGATGATGAAATGGTGCCCGAGGTTGCTTTGAGATCAGTGAGCTCCATGAAAGCTAGGGATGCTATTGCTCATAATCTTTTGCACCATGGCCTAGCAGGCACTTCTTTTCTATGA
- the LOC130718125 gene encoding peptidyl-prolyl cis-trans isomerase CYP57, with amino-acid sequence MSTVYVLEPPTKGKVVVNTTRGPIDIELWPKEAPKAVRNFVQLCLEGYYDNTIFHRIIKDFLIQCGDPTGTGTGGESIYGDAFADEFHSRLKFKHRGIVAMANAGSPNSNGSQFFITLDRCDWLDKKHTIFGKVTGDTLYNLLRLGEAETDKNDRPLEPPKILSIEVLWNPFEDIIPRTLQKSQTKATTDAEKKDSKKKGVKNLSLLSFGEETEEDEKELTLVKQKIKSSHDVLNDPRLLKDETSINDLGSSDDKSRRNLQLSVRDALSSKKEEPQKDSKADNSAHLDSRDDDEAGFDSRMRMQILKKRKELGDLPPKPDLQNGRPSSEDRDTSAARSGALSSDEDQRRAEKLSLKKKGVGSEARAKRIANADTDFQLLNEAERGRQLQKQKKRRLQGREDDVLAKLEKFKNAQSAKEKPTTDESEQVNKEELSDWRSATLKFGPESGKDRMSRKEDPNDYVVHDPLLEKGKEKFNKMQAKQKRREREWAGRSLT; translated from the exons ATGTCGACGGTGTACGTTCTTGAACCGCCAACTAAGGGGAAGGTGGTGGTGAACACGACGCGCGGCCCTATTGACATTGAGCTCTGGCCCAAAGAGGCTCCCAAAGCCGTCAGGAACTTCGTGCAGCTCTGCCTCGAAGGCTACTACGACAACACCATCTTCCACCGCATCATCAAGGACTTCCTCATCCAGTGTGGTGACCCCACCGGTACCGGCACCG GAGGTGAAAGTATTTATGGGGATGCTTTTGCTGATGAGTTCCACTCGCGGCTAAAGTTCAAACACAGAGGTATAGTTGCAATGGCCAATGCTGGATCTCCGAATTCCAATGGAAGTCAGTTTTTCATAACTCTCGATCGCTGTGACTGGCTCGATAAGAAGCATACTATTTTTGGAAAG GTGACGGGAGATACTTTGTATAATCTGTTGAGACTGGGTGAAGCTGAAACCGACAAGAATGACCGACCTTTAGAGCCACCAAAGATATTATCCATTGAG GTGTTGTGGAACCCATTTGAAGATATTATTCCAAGAACGCTTCAGAAATCTCAGACTAAAGCTACAACTGATGCAGAAAAAAAAGATTCAAAGAAGAAAGGAGTTAA GAATTTGAGCTTGCTTTCATTTGGGGAAgaaactgaagaagatgaaaaggaATTGACATTAGTGAAGCAAAAGATCAAGAGCAGTCATGATGTCTTGAATGATCCTCGTCTTCTAAAGGATGAAACTTCTATTAATGATTTG GGTTCATCTGATGATAAATCAAGAAGGAATCTGCAATTATCTGTAAGAGATGCACTTAGCTCAAAGAAAGAAGAGCCTCAGAAGGATTCAAAAGCTGATAATTCAGCTCATCTTGATTCCCGTGATGACGATGAAGCAGGTTTTGATTCAAGAATGCGCATGCAAATACTCAAAAAGCGGAAGGAATTGGGCGATCTCCCTCCCAAGCCAGATTTGCAAAATG GAAGACCCAGTTCAGAGGATCGTGATACGTCAGCAGCCAG GTCCGGTGCTTTAAGTTCTGATGAGGATCAACGAAGAGCGGAAAAATTGTCCTTGAAGAAAAAGGGAGTAGGATCTGAAGCAAGAGCTAAACGAATAGCTAATGCAGATACAGATTTTCAGCTACTGAATGAAGCTGAGAGAGGAAGACAGttgcagaagcagaagaaacgCAGACTTCAGGGGCGTGAAGATGAT GTTCTGGCAAAACttgaaaaatttaagaatgCTCAATCAGCAAAGGAGAAACCCACAActgatgaatctgaacaagttAATAAGGAGGAATTATCTGACTGGAGAAGCGCTACCTTAAAATTTGGCCCTGAGTCTGGCAAG GACCGGATGTCACGCAAAGAGGACCCAAATGACTACGTTGTGCATGATCCTCTTTTGGAGAAAGGGAAGGAGAAGTTTAACAAGATGCAAGCCAAACAAAAGAGACGAGAACGAGAATGGGCTGGGAGATCCCTTACTTGA